In Anopheles gambiae chromosome 2, idAnoGambNW_F1_1, whole genome shotgun sequence, a single window of DNA contains:
- the LOC1270888 gene encoding mpv17-like protein: MWWKFIVEVTNEYKILRGMISYSALWPIGCLIQQTFEGKRLKNYDWERCLRYSLYGTFVSAPMLYCWMRCANIMWPRTDFRSSLAKAFTEQAAYDPFAIVLFFYGMSILERRSQQQAGDEVRDKFFDTYKVGFFYWPMVQTVNFSLVKPKNQIVVAGFFSLIWTTFLAYVKTSKKQTTELAAAM; the protein is encoded by the coding sequence ATGTGGTGGAAATTCATCGTCGAGGTTACGAATGAGTACAAGATCCTGCGGGGCATGATTTCGTACTCGGCGCTCTGGCCGATCGGGTGTCTCATTCAACAGACGTTCGAGGGCAAGCGGCTGAAGAACTACGACTGGGAGCGATGCTTACGCTACAGCCTATACGGTACGTTCGTGTCCGCGCCGATGCTCTACTGCTGGATGCGATGCGCCAACATCATGTGGCCCCGGACGGACTTTCGGTCGTCGTTGGCGAAAGCGTTCACCGAGCAGGCCGCATACGACCCGTTCGCCATCGTGCTGTTCTTCTACGGCATGAGCATCCTGGAGCGCCGGTCGCAGCAACAAGCCGGTGACGAGGTACGGGACAAGTTCTTTGACACCTACAAAGTCGGGTTCTTTTACTGGCCGATGGTGCAGACGGTAAACTTTTCGCTGGTCAAACCCAAGAACCAGATCGTCGTGGCCGGGTTCTTCAGTCTCATCTGGACAACGTTTCTGGCGTACGTAAAGACGAGCAAAAAGCAGACCACCGAGTTGGCAGCAGCGATGTAG
- the LOC1270893 gene encoding protein UXT homolog: protein MVTQRMSTEDVEAFVHEHLKEDLRMYETQLKLINAEIMEYVQLKNMIETILGQERREEFKTQVNIGGNMFMKARADSVEHILVDVGLKVYVEFTIEEASRYVDVKIKVLTKQADTIRDKSIETRANIKLALLVIGDSQRLHTMHDNR, encoded by the coding sequence ATGGTCACACAGCGTATGTCGACGGAGGACGTGGAAGCGTTCGTCCACGAGCATCTGAAGGAGGATTTACGGATGTACGAAACGCAATTGAAGCTAATCAACGCAGAAATAATGGAGTATGTGCAGTTAAAGAATATGATCGAAACAATCTTGGGGCAGGAACGACGCGAAGAGTTCAAGACGCAGGTCAACATCGGTGGGAACATGTTCATGAAGGCACGTGCTGACAGCGTCGAACACATACTGGTGGACGTTGGGCTAAAGGTTTATGTAGAGTTTACGATTGAAGAAGCTTCACGGTATGTGGACGTGAAAATCAAAGTGTTAACCAAACAGGCAGACACTATTCGCGACAAAAGCATCGAAACGAGAGCCAATATTAAGCTCGCTCTGCTTGTGATAGGCGACTCACAGCGACTTCACACGATGCACGACAATCGGTGA
- the LOC1270913 gene encoding zinc finger FYVE domain-containing protein 9 — protein MDLVDIDKVLDDLELNEDDGNSVATRPADAKATVNGTAADPQSAVVAALGPATAAQEKLKFKANVVNVSTVFSSLNEYVNAGGTELGGATKHVSLPDSHDLGIPSERKPLLTPPSTSSISSEVKTSSAAATSSSVPTSPQHVASTPATSPDSSASSVSCCSSRVASSSASSSAHSSSASSSSSSASSSDVEEADKQQEAKGHELAHEKLPEELSSLSGDDYVLDTSSMTTLATTNEGGARKGTTAGDAQDTSAFSYKNSLYSDTLSNDVINLEGISSISSIVAVDLSRSGQVPLVRETNEVVEGAPVAKDEIETTAQDDVERPGKPHEGEDARKPVIGFESTMDDVSDTELESYLQELEEFDFRSVNVESAMPPKPNAESVTELDPAVTTESQQPEIDAPAGGDVEHGSMIVQDRAADENSIDSRSDDEISPSSSRGENEDDLISQASTLEFNDLAMGATAAVVATTPVAAAVDPSDRALAAASELEIPIPIDTEEPGDFTLDEDGSEIRFIDCTETESERRLGQSAAGEDDPANVVPHPERPTSLELGSVAVVNEAGLTDGGIAASPGHTPPSSRVIVPEQGLALSSTSSDDFGTSIEARTASHAAEEEAASRLAIADPIQSPIAAPVPVVPLLSPAQAQLGKIQPFWVPDNSTKFCMQCNQKFSVIKRRHHCRACGQVLCSTCCCLKAKLEYLGDVEARVCIECDVILSIQQQQAMEAEQYQLAGMQSGDSRSSLAVSGASGQRQPNPNNPMEYCSVIPPLQQAAASNQPQSPISVMVPVGVLKRAGAPRNMRKDKNVIFSDGIRPGCDLTELDQNWDAVPTRTSPPRGRKPRVQTPPGGEDDVNAIPRVGGQLASLIPAEENKLPPVLKRISPTESKLVEIENDASLLEGLREVTLTFAIQKNFHVLVTVVELACCINRTVINFTTRGLHYVGQDEIIILLVLGDSRVLPKDIFVHLNEIYCEADRGHIITELGFSPARSNNFLGSKNHGGFLYVRPTYQCMKAVIAPEAPYLIGILIHRWEVPWAKILPLRLMLRLGALYQYYPCPHVSERERESVYVEIAQTIVNLLADFRHFSYTIPSVRGMVIHLEDHKTSILIPRNRYEQMVKVVDGSSEQLMAVGGNFSKLADGHLVCIQNTESGCPEATQYTTQAIDIESQPRKVTGASFLVLDGSLKPNSGLTGRCTILEDGLRVLIPPVKLQLVKEALKAMKDYQIVCGPTEGDDSQKELVSIEWTSNDLNFNIGVTSPIDRKAFDGVPSIRVHRGTDYSNSNHIIRWTEVFILKGDEESNHPGDPINMSKISETVAKTACKALVEYLDLLASNGHTKLALRISSNRGQMAYVAGSGGNQLAPLYSNALGQAVMELLERQATALHLDLHDIVFELIFHILDK, from the exons ATGGATTTGGTAGACATTGACAAGGTGTTGGACGATCTTGAACTGAACGAGGACGACGGCAACAGCGTTGCGACGAGGCCAGCGG ACGCCAAGGCCACAGTGAATGGCACGGCAGCGGATCCACAGTCGGCAGTGGTAGCTGCTCTCGGACCGGCGACAGCTGCGCAGGAAAAGCTAAAATTTAAGGCCAACGTAGTTAATGTGTCAACCGTGTTTTCAAGTCTGAACGAGTATGTGAACGCGGGCGGAACAGAGTTGGGCGGAGCGACGAAGCATGTGAGCCTCCCGGACTCGCATGATCTGGGCATACCCAGTGAGCGGAAGCCACTCCTGACTCCTCCGTCGACCTCTTCGATTTCATCGGAAGTGAAAACATCCTCCGCTGCGGCTACGTCATCCTCTGTGCCGACTTCCCCACAGCACGTCGCGTCCACTCCGGCAACATCGCCCGATTCTTCTGCCTCCTCGGTGTCCTGCTGTTCGTCACGGGTCGCTTCCTCATCGGCATCGTCTTCTGCGCATTCTTCTTCcgcgtcgtcgtcatcgtcgtcggcgTCCAGCAGCGATGTGGAAGAGGCCGACAAGCAGCAGGAAGCCAAAGGGCATGAGCTGGCTCATGAAAAGCTTCCCGAAGAGCTATCGTCCCTGAGCGGTGATGATTACGTGCTGGACACATCGTCGATGACCACGCTGGCCACCACCAATGAGGGAGGGGCACGAAAGGGCACGACGGCTGGCGATGCACAGGATACGTCGGCGTTCTCTTACAAGAACAGCCTGTACTCGGACACGCTGAGCAATGATGTGATAAATTTGGAAGGAATCTCGTCCATCTCCTCCATTGTGGCCGTCGATCTGTCGCGAAGCGGCCAGGTGCCGCTGGTGCGCGAAACCAATGAAGTGGTGGAGGGAGCGCCAGTAGCAAAGGATGAGATAGAAACGACGGCGCAGGACGATGTGGAACGGCCGGGCAAGCCGCACGAGGGCGAAGATGCTCGTAAACCGGTGATAGGGTTCGAATCGACGATGGACGATGTGTCCGACACGGAGCTAGAGAGCTATCTGCAGGAGCTGGAGGAGTTTGATTTTCGCAGCGTGAATGTAGAATCTGCGATGCCACCGAAGCCAAACGCAGAGTCCGTTACCGAGTTAGACCCTGCGGTAACCACAGAATCACAGCAACCGGAGATTGATGCCCCTGCTGGTGGAGATGTAGAGCACGGTTCAATGATCGTGCAAGATCGCGCTGCAGATGAGAACAGTATCGATAGTCGTAGTGATGATGAAATCAGTCCCAGTTCCTCCCGTGGCGAGAACGAGGACGATCTGATCTCGCAAGCATCTACGCTGGAGTTTAACGATTTGGCGATGGGCGCAACTGCGGCAGTGGTCGCAACAACACCAGTAGCTGCAGCCGTGGATCCATCGGATAGAGCCCTGGCAGCAGCGTCGGAGTTGGAAATTCCCATCCCAATCGATACGGAGGAACCGGGTGACTTTACGCTGGATGAGGATGGAAGTGAGATAAGGTTCATCGATTGTACGGAAACGGAGTCGGAGCGTCGGTTGGGACAGTCGGCTGCCGGCGAAGATGATCCGGCGAACGTTGTGCCGCATCCGGAACGGCCAACCTCGCTAGAACTTGGCAGTGTGGCCGTGGTGAACGAAGCCGGCTTGACGGATGGTGGCATAGCAGCCTCCCCCGGACACACGCCTCCTTCATCCCGCGTTATCGTTCCCGAGCAGGGGCTTGCACTATCTTCCACAAGCTCGGACGATTTTGGAACGTCGATCGAAGCACGGACCGCATCACATGCAGCGGAAGAGGAAGCAGCGTCACGGCTAGCCATTGCCGATCCGATTCAATCGCCGATAGCCGCTCCAGTGCCGGTCGTCCCGCTGCTAAGCCCGGCACAGGCACAGCTCGGCAAGATACAGCCGTTCTGGGTGCCGGACAATTCAACCAAATTCTGCATGCAGTGTAACCAAAAGTTTTCCGTCATCAAGCGACGCCACCACTGTCGGGCATGCGGTCAGGTGCTCTGTTCGACGTGCTGCTGTCTGAAGGCCAAGCTGGAGTACCTGGGCGACGTGGAGGCCCGGGTGTGCATCGAGTGCGACGTGATACTGAgcattcagcagcagcaggcgatGGAGGCCGAACAGTATCAGCTGGCGGGAATGCAGAGTGGCGATAGCCGCAGCAGCCTGGCGGTGTCCGGTGCCAGCGGTCAGCGGCAGCCAAATCCGAACAACCCGATGGAGTACTGCTCGGTGATTCCTCCGTTGCAGCAGGCCGCCGCCAGCAACCAGCCCCAGTCGCCCATCTCGGTGATGGTCCCGGTGGGAGTGTTGAAGCGTGCGGGAGCCCCTAGGAACATGCGCAAGGATAAGAACGTCATCTTCAGCGACGGTATACGGCCGGGGTGCGATCTGACCGAGCTGGATCAAAACTGGGACGCCGTGCCGACCCGCACCTCGCCCCCGAGAGGCCGCAAACCGAGGGTCCAGACACCGCCCGGTGGGGAGGATGACGTTAACGCCATTCCGCGCGTTGGCGGCCAGTTGGCGTCGCTGATTCCGGCCGAGGAAAACAAACTTCCACCGGTGCTGAAGCGAATCAGCCCCACGGAGAGCAAGCTGGTGGAGATCGAAAACGACGCATCGTTGCTGGAGGGATTGCGCGAGGTAACACTGACGTTCGCGATCCAGAAGAACTTCCACGTGCTCGTGACGGTGGTGGAGCTGGCGTGCTGCATCAATCGAACTGTGATCAACTTCACGACCCGCGGGCTGCACTACGTGGGCCAGGACGAGATAATCATCCTGCTCGTGCTGGGCGATTCGCGCGTGCTTCCGAAGGACATTTTCGTGCACCTGAACGAAATCTACTGCGAGGCAGACCGGGGCCACATCATCACCGAGCTCGGGTTTTCGCCCGCCCGGTCGAACAACTTCCTCGGCTCGAAGAACCACGGCGGGTTTCTGTACGTGCGCCCGACCTACCAGTGCATGAAGGCGGTCATCGCGCCCGAAGCTCCGTACTTGATCGGCATCCTGATACACCGGTGGGAGGTGCCGTGGGCGAAAATACTGCCCCTGCGGCTGATGCTGCGCCTCGGCGCCCTCTACCAGTACTATCCGTGCCCGCACGTGAGCGAACGGGAGCGCGAATCCGTGTACGTCGAGATTGCGCAAACGATCGTGAACCTGCTGGCGGACTTTCGGCACTTTAGCTACACCATTCCGAGCGTGCGGGGCATGGTGATCCATCTGGAGGATCACAAGACGAGCATCCTGATACCGCGCAACCGCTACGAGCAGATGGTGAAGGTGGTGGACGGGTCCAGCGAGCAGCTGATGGCGGTGGGCGGCAACTTTAGCAAACTGGCGGACGGCCATCTGGTGTGCATACAGAACACGGAGTCGGGATGCCCGGAAGCGACGCAGTACACGACGCAGGCGATCGACATCGAGAGCCAACCGCGCAAGGTGACCGGAGCGAGCTTTCTCGTGCTGGACGGTTCGCTCAAGCCCAACTCGGGCCTGACCGGCCGGTGCACCATCCTGGAGGATGGGCTGCGGGTGCTGATACCGCCGGTGAAGCTGCAGCTCGTCAAGGAGGCGCTGAAAGCGATGAAAGACTATCAGATCGTGTGTGGGCCGACCGAGGGAGACGACAGCCAGAAGGAGCTGGTGTCGATCGAGTGGACGTCGAACGATTTGAACTTCAACATAGGCGTCACGTCGCCGATCGATCGGAAGGCGTTCGACGGTGTGCCAAGCATTCGGGTCCACCGGGGCACGGACTATTCCAACTCGAACCACATCATCCGCTGGACGGAGGTCTTTATTTTAAAG GGAGACGAAGAATCTAACCATCCCGGTGATCCGATCAACATGTCGAAGATTTCGGAAACGGTCGCCAAAACGGCTTGCAAGGCACTGGTTGAGTATCTGGATCTGCTGGCGTCAAACGGACACACCAAACTAGCCCTGCGGATTAGCTCCAATCGCGGTCAG ATGGCGTACGTGGCGGGAAGTGGCGGAAACCAGCTAGCTCCTCTATATTCGAACGCGCTCGGACAGGCGGTGATGGAGCTGCTGGAACGGCAGGCCACGGCGCTACATCTCGATCTGCACGATATTGTATTCGAACTGATATTCCACATTCTTGACAAGTAG